In Cyclobacteriaceae bacterium, the DNA window CCCTCCGTTTGAAACCATCATGGCCGAGCAGCACAACGTGTTCCGCAGGCATCCTGAAACAAAATTTATCGATGCTCACCTCGGATGGTTTGGTAACGATCTTGACCGGCTTGGAAAGTTATTTGACGAGATGCCTAATGTCTACACGGAACTTGGGGCCGTCCTTGCGGAATTAGGTCGTCAGCCAAAATCTGCAAGAAAATTTATGATCCGGTATCAGAACAGAGTTCTGTTTGGAAAGGATACTTACAAGAAGGAAGAATACTATACTTATTTCAGGGTTCTTGAAAGCGGTGACGAGTACTTTGATTACTATCGCAAGCGCCACGCGCACTGGAAAATGTATGGATTAGAATTGCCTGACTCCGTTTTGAAGAAGGTGTATTATGAGAATGCGCTCAATGTGATTCCCGGTGTCAGGGAGATTTTCAATACAGGCACACCAATCCCTTAGCACGCATATTCTCCGCTACCCGATTTACATCCTCCGTGTTCTCCCAGGGGTTTCCTATCAAACCAAGGATCTGAAGTTTAGATAGACCATCAAGCTGCGACGGGAAATTATACATGTAGTTTCTTGAGACATCCAGATTCTCCAGTTCAGATAATTCAAAAATAGAGGGAGGCAAGGCAGTGAGGTAATTATTATTAACTCTCAATACCCGCAATTCCCTTAAGCTTTTCAGGGATTGAGGCAGACTAGCCAGTTTATTATCATGAGCATATAATTCTTTTAAGTTTGAAAGCTTTCCGATTGACTCAGGTAATTCTGTGAGTTGGTTGTTGGACAAGTATAATACTTTAAGGCTGGAAAGCTTTGATATCTGAGAATCAATTTTGGTAAGGGAGTTGTAATAAAGATCAATGATCTGAAGATTCTTTAATTTGAAAATACCAGTTGGGATATGATCCAATTGATTCTGGTAAAGTCCAATAGATTCAAGTCGTGTAAGTTCCCCCACTGCAGGATGCATCTCAGTTATCTTATTATAATTTAGCCCAAGCTTCTTCAGGTTAGGAAATTTGCTGATACCCGCTGATACAGAAGTGATCTTATTCTTTTGAAGATTAAGATCCTGAAGAGATGAATTTCCCTTTTTAATATCCTGAAGAGTGAGGTTATTTTCAATCAGATTCAACTTCACCAGGTTTTTATTTCTGGAGATGTTGGGAAAGGCAGTCATTCCAATATTTCTTGAAAGCTCCAATGAATCAAGGGAAGCAAAGTTCTTATAACTCTTTGGTAAACTTTTTGCCTCTACACCCTGAATGACCAATCGATGGATGTTTGGGTTTTTGCCAAGCTTCAACTTTCGTGATAACTTGTTATTATACAGATAAACGGATTGCAGTTGCTTAAGCCTGCTTAAATCGGGGGGCAAACGTTTCACGGAAGTATTAATCAATTCCAGTGCCTTGAGGTTTGAGCAGGAATAGATTTCCCGGGGGATTGTTGTAACTCCAGACTGCATAATGCTTAGCTGTATAACCTCATCTGGTTTGACTTTTCCGTTTTTTAAGTCATCTAAAGAAGTAAATCCTTTTCGCGGTTTATAAGCAATGCGGTATCCAATGATCTTATCCCGGAATCCCCGCTCGACACGGATAAGGCTATCAAACTTTTTTGTTGACTTTTCATACTCGGTATTTACCTGACGATCAATAAATATTTTATTGATCGCTTCCACAACCAATGAATATTCAGCAGAGTCTCTCCTATTGGCAAAAACCGGAACAGATTGCTGTCCAAAAATCCCTGTGCTCGTGAGTGCAAACAGAACTATAGCAGAGATTTTCACGAAATGCATGTTGAAAGAGTTTACAATTTGTGTAATAAAAATAATCTAAATTAGAATCCAAATTCCACGCCATGAGATATCTATTCACTCTGATCTTTTTTGCTTTTGCAATCTCCCATCTTTTGGGGCAGTCTATTCCCGTTGGTAAACCTGCAGAAAACGGAATGTCGGCAGAACGCCTCAATCGCATAGATCCATGGATCAACGAACTGGTGGCTAAAAAGCAGATTCCGGGTGCTGTCGTTTTAATTTTACGAAATGGAAAAGTGATTCTTTACAAAGCATATGGTTACAGTGATGTTGAGAAACAAACTTTAATGAAAAAGGATGACATATTCCGCATGGCATCCCAAAGCAAAGCCATCACCAGTCTTGCGGTGATGATGCTGTATGAAGAAGGGAAATTTATGTTGGATGAACCAGTCTCCAGGTACATTCCCGAGTTCAGGAATCCAAAAGTACTGGTGAATCTTAACTGGAAGGACACAACGTATACCACAACTCCTGCAAAAAGCGAGATCACTATCCGTCAACTTCTGACACATACTTCCGGCATTGATTATGCAGGCATTGGAAGTCAGGAGTTCAAGGCTATCTATGCAAAGGCCGGTGTTCCAAGTGGAATAGGAAATGACAACATGGTGCTTGGTGACAAAATGAAAATTCTGGCAGGTCTCCCCTTAAAAAGCAATCCCGGAGAACAATATACCTATAGCCTTAGTCTCGATGTACTTGGGTATTTAGTAGAAGTTCTTTCGAAGATGTCACTGGATCAATTCTTCCGTGAAAGAATTTTCAAGCCTCTTGGAATGAATGACACTTACTTCTACATGCCGAAAGAAAAACATTCCCGTCTCGTTGGACTCTATCAGGTAAAGAACGGAGTTGTTGAGAAAATCCTTGGACCTGCATTCGATGGTGTTAACGTAAACTACCCTACTCTTGCAGGGAAGTATTATTCAGGTGGCGCAGGTCTTAGCGGATCCATTGAAGACTATGCAAAGTTTCTCCAGCTTTTTATCAATAAAGGAGAATTTAATGGCGTGAGACTACTGAGTCGCAAAACTGTTGAATTAATGATGACGAATCAGATCCAACCTCCGATGACACAACAATATGGACTTGGTTTTGGATTAGAAACGGAGAAGAACGATTATCAATCGATCTCCTCCATTGGATCCTTTCGCTGGGGCGGTGCATTTAACACGCAATACTGGGGCGATTCCCGTGAAAAACTTGTAGGCCTTATATACACCAACATGCTGGGGACACAGGTTAACACGGGAGAATTATTTAAAACATTCACCTACCAGGCAATTACCGATTAGATCATTCTCCTGTCAGGGAAATATCTCTGTGATACCCATTGGAAAGTTCGTTGAAAGGCAGATGGACAACCAGGGAAGTTTCCTCTTCGTTGGCGACAATGTTATGAACATCCACGTAATAGGGAATTTCCTTGTTGTATAATATCCTTGGAAACTTGATAGATTTCACTTTCGATTTGATTGGAATCAGGTAATAGATCATCAGCTGATTATTATCAATTTCAACCTTTATATTCTCTACGTCAATACCAGGTACCCGAATTTTGACCTCATGATAGGTTGGAAACTTCTGCAATCTTACTAACGGCTCACTAGTTCCACCATTGAGGGTATTCATAATATCAATACTTGAAATCAATTCCTGGGGCAAATTCAATGCTGTCTTCTTCATACTCTATTCCTCCAGTGCCACCTGCTTCAATTGTTGTACCTACAATTAAATACGCCATTCCGGCAGGGTTGGAGAGGTTTTCAAAGCCAAATTGACGTCATTTGACAATTATATGATAGAGGATTTCTTCAATTTGTCATACCTCAGTTCAGGATCTGAAATACAGCAAAAAGGCTTCAGAACCATCCAGAAATCAAACGTCATTTCGCTGTTGTCGGATTTTAATCCCGTACTGGCGGGCACCCTTCCTCTCGATTTATTTATAGAAGGAAGTGATCTTGACATTATCTGCTTTGCACACGATTTGAGTTCTTTCGAAGAGTTTTGTGAGAGAGAGTTCAGGCATTATAGCAACTTCAACATCCGGCGAAATATTATCAACGAGATCCCTGGGGTTATTGTAAACTTTACTTTTGAAAATTTTCCATTTGAATTATTTGCCCAGGGCATACCAACAGAAAAACAAAATTCTTTTCTTCATCTGAAAATGGAATATGAAATTCTTCAGCAGAAGGGATCATTG includes these proteins:
- a CDS encoding beta-lactamase family protein, with the translated sequence MRYLFTLIFFAFAISHLLGQSIPVGKPAENGMSAERLNRIDPWINELVAKKQIPGAVVLILRNGKVILYKAYGYSDVEKQTLMKKDDIFRMASQSKAITSLAVMMLYEEGKFMLDEPVSRYIPEFRNPKVLVNLNWKDTTYTTTPAKSEITIRQLLTHTSGIDYAGIGSQEFKAIYAKAGVPSGIGNDNMVLGDKMKILAGLPLKSNPGEQYTYSLSLDVLGYLVEVLSKMSLDQFFRERIFKPLGMNDTYFYMPKEKHSRLVGLYQVKNGVVEKILGPAFDGVNVNYPTLAGKYYSGGAGLSGSIEDYAKFLQLFINKGEFNGVRLLSRKTVELMMTNQIQPPMTQQYGLGFGLETEKNDYQSISSIGSFRWGGAFNTQYWGDSREKLVGLIYTNMLGTQVNTGELFKTFTYQAITD
- a CDS encoding DUF4269 domain-containing protein yields the protein MQQKGFRTIQKSNVISLLSDFNPVLAGTLPLDLFIEGSDLDIICFAHDLSSFEEFCEREFRHYSNFNIRRNIINEIPGVIVNFTFENFPFELFAQGIPTEKQNSFLHLKMEYEILQQKGSLFREKILDLKKKGIKTEPAFAQLLRLQGDPYTALLSYRI